In Treponema sp. J25, a single window of DNA contains:
- a CDS encoding SpoIIE family protein phosphatase yields MMVKKTCLFMVRPHKRYPNAISTIARYFMAVSASDRLLDVADELQRHPDVPVLGVLDEHQRFCGVLERERLFTMIGKPFGRDVFQRSIVNELVAEVPLFDSRTGIYEVAQQLQAFTDTARDIHYYGLVSHDGEFEGIFSNIDLHEFLSRMTQEDIELAGRLQARLLDQNMIERPDCVVQGWSRPAKGVGGDFYYVQELRNGNVFATLCDVSGKGVAASLVVSLLWGMLRAYEYRRGLRELLIDLNTAIVNTFHLEKYLTGFFCLYEPQKKFLIYADMGHSHSILLRNNHIVRVKSKHTNLPIGVDISITPHLSGILLKEGDTLYVYTDGITEQENSEGTEFGEDRLFRSLLGARREQKSVCEVVSRAVDQFRGTVPQQDDMSLLYFEYKGI; encoded by the coding sequence ATGATGGTAAAGAAAACCTGCCTTTTTATGGTTCGTCCCCATAAACGGTATCCCAATGCCATCAGTACCATAGCCCGGTACTTCATGGCTGTGTCGGCTTCGGACCGTCTTTTAGACGTGGCCGATGAATTACAGCGGCATCCAGACGTACCGGTTCTGGGCGTACTGGATGAACATCAACGGTTCTGCGGGGTTCTTGAGCGGGAACGGCTGTTTACCATGATTGGCAAGCCCTTCGGCCGGGATGTGTTTCAGCGGAGCATCGTGAATGAACTGGTTGCGGAGGTCCCCCTCTTTGATAGCCGGACGGGTATTTATGAGGTGGCCCAACAACTGCAGGCCTTTACCGATACCGCCCGGGATATTCATTACTATGGACTTGTCTCCCATGACGGAGAATTCGAAGGGATTTTTTCTAACATAGACCTTCACGAGTTTCTTTCCCGCATGACCCAGGAAGATATTGAACTGGCCGGTCGTCTCCAGGCCCGGTTGCTTGACCAGAACATGATAGAACGTCCTGATTGTGTTGTCCAGGGATGGTCCCGGCCGGCCAAAGGGGTAGGGGGAGACTTCTATTATGTACAGGAATTGCGGAATGGGAATGTTTTTGCAACCCTCTGTGATGTGTCGGGGAAGGGGGTTGCCGCTTCCCTGGTGGTCTCGCTCCTCTGGGGAATGCTCCGGGCCTACGAATACCGACGGGGCCTACGGGAACTGCTCATCGATTTAAACACGGCCATTGTAAACACCTTCCATCTTGAAAAATACCTCACGGGCTTTTTCTGTTTGTACGAGCCGCAGAAGAAATTTCTGATATACGCCGATATGGGGCACTCCCACAGCATACTCCTGCGGAACAACCACATCGTTCGGGTAAAGAGTAAGCACACCAACCTTCCCATTGGGGTAGACATCTCGATTACTCCCCACCTTTCGGGTATTCTCCTGAAAGAAGGGGATACGCTGTATGTCTATACCGATGGGATAACGGAACAGGAAAACTCGGAGGGGACCGAATTTGGAGAGGACCGGCTGTTCCGTTCTCTCCTTGGTGCCCGGCGGGAACAAAAGTCCGTGTGCGAAGTGGTAAGCCGGGCGGTAGACCAATTCCGGGGAACCGTACCGCAACAGGATGATATGTCTTTGTTGTATTTTGAATACAAAGGAATATAG
- a CDS encoding STAS domain-containing protein, producing the protein METKIYEWPTQNGKILQIKGEVDLYSAPGLFTTITSIVEKGPSALHLDLSGVEYLDSSGVGTIIKTLQLVKNRGTAITFSGISGSPRKVLSMANILPLLQEIPVPKELSELSLTH; encoded by the coding sequence ATGGAAACCAAAATATACGAGTGGCCTACTCAAAATGGGAAAATACTCCAGATAAAAGGCGAGGTCGACCTATACTCAGCGCCCGGGCTTTTTACCACCATTACAAGCATCGTAGAAAAGGGCCCCTCCGCCCTGCACCTGGACCTCTCGGGGGTGGAATACCTGGACTCTTCTGGGGTGGGGACTATCATCAAAACCCTTCAGCTCGTTAAAAACCGTGGAACGGCTATTACCTTTTCAGGGATTAGCGGCTCTCCCCGAAAGGTCCTTTCCATGGCCAATATACTCCCCCTTTTACAAGAAATTCCAGTGCCCAAGGAACTTTCAGAACTATCCCTTACCCATTAA
- a CDS encoding ATP-binding protein gives MKQLIIRKLIVDEYNELFDAQGMKYREFPSDYAKIREYTHIILQECPPQYLEGNLLEQQLSEIIKNGIKHGNKKDPSKLLRVWYDFRNRVRFIVEDEGEGFQELEAWNEFYRKRQEALYREDFDTFLALASYRGPHSDSDDGGNSLIAALEYWNGGMIYNKKKNKVGVVRWFTDGSRPS, from the coding sequence ATGAAACAGCTTATTATACGAAAACTTATTGTGGACGAATACAATGAACTCTTTGATGCCCAGGGGATGAAGTATCGAGAATTCCCCAGCGACTATGCAAAAATCAGGGAATACACCCACATCATCTTGCAGGAATGCCCTCCCCAGTACCTGGAGGGGAATCTGCTAGAACAGCAACTGTCGGAAATCATAAAAAATGGGATAAAGCATGGGAATAAAAAGGACCCTAGCAAACTCCTGCGGGTCTGGTATGATTTTCGCAACCGGGTCCGGTTTATCGTTGAAGATGAGGGAGAGGGTTTCCAGGAGCTAGAGGCCTGGAACGAATTCTATCGAAAACGGCAGGAAGCGCTGTATCGAGAAGATTTTGATACCTTTCTTGCCCTGGCAAGCTATCGGGGGCCCCACAGTGATAGCGACGATGGGGGTAATAGCCTCATCGCCGCCCTGGAATACTGGAACGGGGGAATGATTTACAACAAAAAGAAAAACAAAGTAGGGGTAGTCCGCTGGTTCACCGACGGGTCCCGGCCTTCCTAA
- a CDS encoding ROK family transcriptional regulator codes for MRINNNTFQRDANISLVAQTIWRHPGISRIDIARALNLYRSTVTNIIQNLIEAGIVYEAEAGEVTPQGGRRPILLRINEKMGCVVGLEIQPDFYRAAVTNIYGQRLYEEEKPLKDSSLAAVFAFLFDHLRTVVENIRLPFLGISIALPGIINPDEGIIIQSDPFDLTNYHFYREVAARYPVPIMIENDANCCAWEDLNRYRDTPLEDFISVLAEYHTKNPLTGLRSGVGVGMGIALGGKIHYGKRYAAGEFTSVLWQQGKSGQFELSDEVMLHVADNEGAYRQFLIELFKSLKPIVSVFDPEVLFFHGEACRNREVVLDLLEKDEQHGLKSVLQRVGCRLELSPGDVFDVAHGAASMFIHRLFSVPELTDRKGSYRISWEEIFERVKNGTR; via the coding sequence ATGAGGATAAACAACAATACCTTTCAGCGGGATGCCAATATCTCTCTTGTGGCCCAAACCATCTGGCGGCATCCAGGCATCAGCCGGATCGACATAGCCCGGGCGCTCAATCTGTATCGATCCACGGTAACCAATATCATTCAAAATCTTATAGAAGCAGGCATTGTATACGAAGCGGAGGCAGGAGAAGTTACCCCCCAGGGAGGGCGTCGACCTATTTTGCTCCGAATCAATGAAAAAATGGGCTGTGTGGTAGGTCTTGAAATTCAACCGGATTTTTACCGGGCGGCGGTAACGAACATCTATGGACAGCGGCTCTATGAAGAAGAAAAGCCCCTAAAGGATAGCTCCCTGGCCGCAGTTTTTGCGTTTTTGTTTGATCATCTGAGAACGGTGGTAGAAAACATCCGGCTTCCCTTCTTAGGAATAAGCATCGCCTTGCCGGGCATAATAAACCCTGATGAGGGAATCATCATTCAATCGGACCCTTTTGATCTCACGAACTATCACTTCTACAGAGAGGTGGCAGCCCGATATCCCGTACCAATCATGATAGAAAACGATGCCAACTGCTGCGCCTGGGAAGACTTAAACCGCTACCGCGATACCCCCCTGGAGGATTTTATCAGCGTCTTAGCAGAATATCACACCAAGAATCCCCTTACGGGACTCCGGTCGGGAGTAGGCGTGGGCATGGGCATTGCCTTAGGGGGAAAAATCCACTACGGCAAACGATATGCGGCCGGTGAATTTACCAGTGTGTTGTGGCAACAGGGAAAATCCGGTCAATTTGAATTGTCCGATGAAGTGATGCTCCATGTGGCAGATAACGAAGGGGCCTACCGCCAATTTCTGATTGAGCTATTCAAAAGTCTGAAACCCATCGTTTCCGTTTTTGATCCCGAGGTGCTGTTCTTCCATGGCGAAGCATGCCGCAATCGGGAGGTAGTACTCGATCTCTTGGAAAAAGATGAACAGCACGGCCTAAAAAGCGTGCTTCAGCGGGTAGGCTGTCGACTAGAGCTTTCCCCCGGCGACGTTTTTGATGTGGCCCACGGGGCGGCATCCATGTTTATCCACCGGCTGTTTTCGGTTCCTGAACTCACCGACCGCAAGGGTTCGTACCGAATTAGCTGGGAAGAAATTTTTGAACGGGTGAAAAACGGGACACGATAG
- a CDS encoding extracellular solute-binding protein, translating into MSIVKRLTSFLVLGTLLSALAFASGQQQGASTKEGEVVTLKVLNYLDASQANSEREIKEIWGEFERRYPNIKIEREDLFNEPFHQKTSAYIASGQLPDVLYMWPSGRSAELHNKKLVKDLTPFLKADGLYDKFVPAAVAPQMAGYLAELPIGITFTHMLYVNTKLLADNGLSVPKTYEELKAMVPKLKAKGLDTVLIAAQDDWVMQSCLFSAIVGRIAGDKFIDDVLAGKAKFTDKPFVDSLKIVEDMFKSEIISKKALQTPYGEVPALFAAGKAPFLIDGDWRTGAFITDKSTGVALIPPEKQKDIQLMVLPALPGEKFPNTSSAVVGVGFGMNAKIPAGSAKEKAAWELIKFLNSEYVQKIRLESGAAFPSLKGVTVPSLEPIMQNRAKFYENYKGTYVLDAVLDPKVYGPINIGLQEIGLGTATPEQVAAKVQKAFDEWKAGQK; encoded by the coding sequence ATGTCTATTGTTAAACGGTTGACCAGTTTTCTGGTCCTGGGGACGCTCCTCTCCGCTCTGGCCTTTGCCAGCGGACAACAACAGGGCGCCTCTACAAAAGAGGGGGAGGTAGTTACCCTCAAGGTATTGAATTACCTTGATGCCTCTCAGGCAAACTCCGAACGGGAGATCAAGGAAATTTGGGGGGAATTTGAAAGGCGCTATCCTAACATCAAGATCGAACGGGAAGATCTTTTTAACGAACCCTTCCATCAGAAAACCTCTGCGTACATCGCAAGTGGTCAGCTTCCTGACGTTCTTTACATGTGGCCCAGTGGTCGTTCTGCGGAACTCCACAACAAGAAGCTGGTAAAGGACCTTACCCCCTTCTTAAAGGCCGATGGGCTCTATGACAAATTTGTCCCCGCTGCGGTCGCTCCCCAGATGGCGGGATACCTGGCGGAACTTCCGATTGGTATTACCTTCACCCACATGCTGTATGTGAATACCAAGCTGCTTGCGGATAATGGTCTTTCCGTGCCCAAGACCTATGAAGAACTGAAGGCCATGGTTCCCAAGCTCAAAGCTAAGGGGCTGGACACGGTGCTTATCGCGGCCCAGGACGATTGGGTCATGCAGAGCTGTCTCTTCTCCGCCATTGTGGGCCGCATCGCAGGGGACAAGTTTATCGATGATGTGCTCGCCGGGAAGGCCAAGTTTACCGACAAGCCCTTTGTGGACTCCCTCAAGATCGTAGAAGACATGTTCAAGAGCGAAATCATCTCCAAGAAAGCCCTCCAGACTCCCTATGGAGAAGTGCCTGCCCTCTTTGCCGCTGGCAAGGCGCCCTTCCTTATCGACGGTGACTGGCGAACCGGCGCCTTCATCACCGACAAGAGCACTGGGGTCGCCCTCATCCCACCGGAAAAGCAGAAGGACATCCAGCTCATGGTGCTCCCTGCCCTTCCGGGCGAAAAATTCCCCAACACCAGTTCTGCCGTGGTGGGCGTTGGGTTTGGCATGAACGCCAAGATTCCTGCCGGTTCTGCTAAGGAAAAGGCAGCATGGGAACTCATTAAGTTCCTTAACTCCGAGTATGTCCAGAAGATCCGGCTTGAATCCGGTGCGGCCTTCCCCTCCCTTAAGGGGGTAACAGTACCATCCCTTGAACCCATCATGCAGAACCGCGCGAAGTTCTATGAAAACTACAAAGGGACCTACGTTCTCGACGCGGTACTGGATCCCAAGGTGTATGGGCCTATCAACATAGGTCTGCAGGAGATTGGCCTTGGGACTGCCACGCCTGAGCAGGTAGCCGCAAAGGTACAAAAGGCCTTTGATGAATGGAAGGCCGGACAAAAGTAA
- a CDS encoding sugar ABC transporter permease, with protein sequence MKITTSKGEERWAYWLLVLPAVLLYFAVITFPTIFSIYLSMTNFSGGQLFGAELTFVGFRHYGEMFKDPYFWLALKNNFYIILVSVFGQIPIGFVLAYVLFRKLVGLQNFFQTMVYLPNTISTIVIGVMFQSFFSPYGAYTELLKKINPTYENTLMLDPNLAMIPVLIVILWMYTGYYMIIFLANLQKIDISVIEATKIDGANEWQTLRYVILPALSGVIVTTAILAISGSLKSFDLIFAMTAGNPARRTSVLSIYMFDNAFRGAPNYPLANAISTFMVVLSLLLIVIIQKLEQRFGGRE encoded by the coding sequence GTGAAAATCACAACATCTAAAGGAGAAGAGCGATGGGCCTATTGGTTGCTTGTTCTTCCAGCGGTTCTGCTCTATTTTGCCGTCATAACCTTCCCTACCATTTTTTCCATCTATCTGAGTATGACAAACTTTAGCGGAGGTCAGCTTTTTGGGGCGGAACTTACATTTGTGGGATTCCGTCATTATGGAGAAATGTTTAAGGACCCTTATTTTTGGCTCGCTTTAAAGAACAATTTTTATATCATCCTGGTTTCGGTGTTTGGACAGATTCCGATTGGTTTTGTCCTTGCCTATGTTTTATTTAGGAAACTAGTAGGTCTGCAAAACTTTTTTCAAACCATGGTATATCTCCCAAATACGATTTCTACTATCGTGATAGGGGTGATGTTTCAATCCTTTTTTTCCCCCTATGGGGCCTACACGGAATTACTCAAAAAAATAAATCCTACCTACGAAAATACCTTAATGCTGGATCCTAACCTTGCAATGATCCCGGTCTTAATCGTGATTCTGTGGATGTATACCGGTTATTATATGATTATCTTCCTTGCAAATCTCCAAAAAATAGATATTTCAGTAATCGAAGCTACTAAGATTGATGGAGCCAACGAGTGGCAAACCCTTCGGTATGTCATCCTCCCTGCCCTTTCAGGGGTGATTGTTACCACGGCAATCCTTGCAATATCCGGATCCCTGAAAAGCTTTGACCTTATCTTCGCCATGACCGCAGGAAATCCGGCACGAAGAACCAGTGTGCTTTCGATTTATATGTTCGACAATGCCTTCCGGGGGGCACCAAACTACCCCCTTGCAAACGCCATATCGACCTTCATGGTAGTGCTTAGCTTACTACTGATTGTCATCATCCAAAAACTGGAACAACGGTTTGGGGGGAGGGAATAG
- a CDS encoding carbohydrate ABC transporter permease: MKKSYQLGFSYFLGKILLYGVFWIFTFLTIYPLFWLVMSSFKTTQAFQMDRLGLPNPFFFGNYPMAWKIGKFDILFGNSLFYTITTTLAVLLFSFMAGFAFAKIKSKATGWLYKSFVIGILLTLQSIMVPLFLVTNAVGLYNTRLGILIPYIGIGLPMGVYLGTEFIKSIPDALIESARIDGASYGRIFASIVVPMTKPVAITLSILTFTGIWNEFMLINILASKETIKSLPVGILKFSGALATDYGKQFAALTIGMVPMLVFYLIFRKQITQGVSAGAVKG; the protein is encoded by the coding sequence ATGAAAAAGTCATATCAATTGGGATTTTCATATTTTCTTGGCAAGATTCTCCTCTATGGAGTTTTCTGGATTTTCACTTTTTTAACCATTTATCCCCTCTTCTGGCTCGTTATGTCCTCCTTCAAAACCACCCAGGCCTTTCAGATGGATAGGCTCGGCTTACCCAACCCCTTCTTTTTCGGCAATTATCCCATGGCATGGAAGATAGGGAAGTTCGACATCCTCTTCGGGAATTCCCTTTTTTACACGATAACCACCACGTTGGCGGTGCTCCTCTTCTCGTTTATGGCCGGCTTTGCCTTCGCAAAGATAAAAAGCAAGGCCACGGGCTGGCTCTATAAAAGCTTCGTCATTGGAATTCTCCTCACCCTGCAATCCATCATGGTTCCCCTGTTTTTAGTAACCAATGCGGTGGGATTGTACAACACCCGCCTCGGGATTCTTATCCCCTACATTGGGATCGGTCTTCCCATGGGAGTCTACCTGGGCACCGAATTCATTAAATCCATCCCCGACGCATTAATAGAGTCGGCCCGCATCGATGGGGCCAGTTACGGACGTATCTTTGCATCCATCGTAGTGCCCATGACAAAGCCCGTGGCTATCACCCTTTCCATCCTTACCTTTACCGGCATCTGGAACGAATTCATGTTGATTAACATTCTGGCCTCTAAAGAAACCATTAAAAGCTTACCCGTGGGGATCCTGAAATTCTCGGGGGCCCTCGCCACAGACTACGGCAAGCAATTTGCAGCACTAACTATTGGAATGGTCCCCATGCTCGTGTTCTATCTCATCTTCCGAAAACAAATAACCCAGGGCGTTTCGGCAGGGGCGGTAAAGGGATGA
- a CDS encoding glycoside hydrolase family 3 protein — protein sequence MFDTRELFSRMSLEEKAGQLVMQDFVGRWEVPQDVTQGLAEGAIGSILYFSGCNVIDSYQLRILTEKVQTAARSGPWRIPAFIAIDQEGGQLAPITTGISIHPGNMALAAIAENEAPRYAEKAGEITGKELASIGITCCFAPVVDLCEEEGLPVKDNRYFGSDPQKAATLARAFVQGLQKQGVMGCAKHFPGQRNVDIDSHFELDVVPYTYERLKNREWIPFQAAIDGGVAMMMTLHAAYPQLDPSGLPATLSPVILQEYLRKKLGYQGLVISDDIQMKPIKDTYGIEGALIRAIQAGVDIVIVSAGVREANRIIAEAVRKGHINEDRFNESVLRVLDAKKQWIKEEFPTEKERKKVCAIPVHLKTVQEAADKSLTLIKNSAGLLPLKPSPNQRIVILRPTMGRLVMSDNTNFYTHSFKDIFQEYFPHQKIIEYSFGLEPNETEILGAQDWAFMADYVIFCTYNAYQFRKQLELLQGIQVFAKKDKLITLVVRSPQDLVEVAPKVETLVLTYGVAECSLRAAARLIKGDIAPRGSLPVGVGLQEQEKERMFPRGTGIQGW from the coding sequence ATGTTTGATACTAGAGAACTATTTTCCCGCATGAGCTTAGAAGAAAAGGCGGGACAACTCGTGATGCAGGACTTTGTAGGACGATGGGAGGTCCCCCAGGATGTTACTCAGGGATTAGCTGAAGGAGCTATTGGCTCTATTCTGTATTTCTCTGGATGCAACGTTATCGATTCGTATCAATTACGAATCCTAACTGAAAAGGTTCAGACCGCAGCCCGGAGCGGACCATGGCGAATACCCGCCTTTATTGCCATCGACCAGGAAGGGGGACAACTCGCTCCGATTACCACGGGAATAAGCATCCACCCCGGCAACATGGCCCTGGCGGCTATCGCAGAAAACGAGGCACCCCGCTATGCCGAAAAGGCTGGCGAAATAACCGGCAAAGAACTCGCTTCCATCGGAATAACCTGCTGTTTTGCTCCCGTGGTTGATTTGTGTGAAGAAGAGGGCCTTCCGGTAAAGGATAATCGCTATTTTGGAAGCGACCCCCAGAAAGCAGCTACCCTTGCCCGGGCCTTTGTACAGGGACTGCAGAAACAGGGAGTCATGGGCTGCGCAAAACATTTTCCGGGCCAGAGAAATGTAGATATCGATAGTCATTTTGAACTCGATGTAGTGCCCTATACCTACGAGCGCCTTAAAAATCGTGAATGGATACCCTTCCAGGCGGCTATTGATGGAGGGGTCGCCATGATGATGACCCTCCATGCCGCCTATCCTCAACTTGATCCTTCAGGGTTACCCGCAACCCTGTCGCCGGTGATTCTCCAGGAATATCTTCGTAAGAAGCTGGGCTATCAGGGGCTTGTTATTTCCGATGACATCCAGATGAAACCCATAAAAGACACCTACGGCATTGAGGGAGCCCTTATTCGGGCCATTCAGGCTGGGGTCGATATCGTCATCGTTTCGGCAGGGGTACGGGAGGCAAACAGAATCATTGCGGAGGCGGTTCGAAAGGGGCATATCAATGAAGATCGTTTTAACGAATCGGTCCTTCGGGTGCTGGATGCAAAGAAACAATGGATAAAAGAAGAATTCCCCACAGAAAAGGAACGGAAAAAAGTCTGCGCCATCCCCGTCCACCTCAAAACCGTTCAAGAGGCGGCAGACAAGTCCCTTACGTTGATAAAGAATTCGGCAGGGCTCTTACCTCTGAAACCTTCGCCAAACCAGCGAATCGTTATCCTGCGCCCCACCATGGGACGGCTTGTCATGTCGGATAACACCAATTTCTACACCCATTCTTTCAAAGACATTTTCCAGGAATACTTTCCCCATCAGAAAATCATTGAATACTCCTTTGGCCTTGAGCCCAACGAAACGGAGATCCTCGGTGCCCAGGATTGGGCCTTTATGGCCGATTATGTGATTTTCTGTACCTATAATGCCTATCAATTCAGAAAACAGTTGGAGCTACTCCAGGGAATTCAGGTTTTTGCAAAAAAAGACAAACTTATTACGCTTGTAGTAAGGAGTCCCCAGGACCTTGTGGAGGTAGCCCCAAAGGTAGAAACCCTTGTGCTTACCTATGGGGTGGCCGAGTGTTCTTTGAGAGCCGCAGCCCGTCTTATTAAAGGGGATATTGCTCCACGGGGAAGCTTGCCGGTGGGGGTAGGCCTTCAAGAACAAGAGAAGGAGCGGATGTTCCCCCGGGGGACGGGGATACAAGGATGGTAA
- the nagA gene encoding N-acetylglucosamine-6-phosphate deacetylase — MASVCLYNATVYTGFALMERCAVLIEGGVIADVFSQRRFEQRRFGSEVQVVDVQGCYIAPGFIDTHIHGFGGFGTDDMSADSVIEMSRLLAQQGVTAFNPTLYPAERPRLIEAVKEASRAIGKESGARIMGLHLEGPFISPERLGVQRPETLSPVDLSYMEELWEASNGHIVNMTVAPELKNMRDLALYCTKKGIVLQAGHTNAQYENMVEGMQVGILHTTHLFNAMSKLDHRNPNAVGAVLIHPEMSCEIIADGVHVHPDLFKLLKRDKPSDKIVLVTDALKPTGQNPAEGPLYANGEEVIWKEGAFHRKIDDVIAGSGLTMIRGVQNLVRFGFSLEEALQAASTNPANVMRFKRLGTLVPGNEGDLVVFDKDFTIHATLVRGLFKKNNFV, encoded by the coding sequence ATGGCATCGGTTTGTTTGTATAACGCCACGGTATACACCGGTTTTGCCCTGATGGAACGGTGTGCCGTTCTTATCGAAGGGGGTGTCATAGCCGATGTATTCTCCCAGCGCCGCTTTGAGCAACGACGTTTTGGGAGCGAAGTACAGGTGGTCGATGTCCAGGGATGCTATATAGCCCCCGGTTTTATCGATACCCATATCCATGGCTTTGGCGGTTTTGGTACCGACGATATGTCCGCCGATTCGGTTATCGAAATGTCCCGTCTCTTGGCCCAACAGGGAGTCACCGCTTTTAACCCAACCCTCTATCCGGCGGAACGCCCCCGGCTTATCGAAGCTGTAAAAGAGGCTTCCAGGGCCATCGGCAAAGAGTCGGGGGCCCGCATCATGGGGCTCCACCTGGAAGGCCCTTTCATAAGCCCCGAACGGCTTGGGGTCCAGCGGCCGGAAACCTTGAGCCCGGTGGATCTTTCCTATATGGAAGAACTCTGGGAAGCAAGTAACGGCCATATCGTCAACATGACCGTGGCACCGGAACTCAAAAACATGCGGGACCTGGCCCTGTATTGTACTAAGAAGGGGATCGTGCTCCAGGCAGGTCACACCAACGCCCAGTACGAAAACATGGTAGAAGGAATGCAGGTGGGTATCCTTCACACCACCCACCTTTTCAACGCCATGAGCAAGCTCGACCACCGGAATCCCAATGCGGTGGGGGCGGTGCTCATTCATCCCGAGATGTCCTGCGAAATCATTGCCGACGGGGTACATGTGCATCCGGACCTTTTTAAGCTTTTAAAGCGGGATAAACCCTCCGACAAGATTGTTCTGGTTACCGATGCCCTTAAACCAACCGGACAAAATCCCGCGGAAGGACCCTTGTATGCAAACGGAGAAGAGGTAATCTGGAAAGAGGGAGCCTTTCACCGTAAAATTGATGATGTGATTGCCGGCTCAGGGCTTACTATGATCCGGGGGGTTCAAAACCTTGTGCGGTTTGGCTTTTCCCTTGAAGAAGCCCTCCAGGCCGCCAGTACCAATCCTGCCAACGTGATGCGCTTTAAGCGGCTTGGGACGCTTGTTCCGGGAAATGAAGGAGACCTGGTGGTATTCGATAAGGATTTTACTATCCATGCCACCCTGGTTCGCGGTTTATTCAAGAAAAACAATTTTGTCTAA
- the nagB gene encoding glucosamine-6-phosphate deaminase, which yields MRLIIQKDYEAMSQWAAAYILKRIQEFAPGPGRPFVLGLPTGSTPLGVYREFIRYYQEGRLSFKHIVTFNMDEYIGLSPEHPQSYHRFMQENLFSHVDIPAENIHIPNGMAQDLKAECERYEATIRHYGGIELFLGGMGGDGHLAFNEPGSSLSSRTRDKELTRDTRRANARFFGGDPEKVPAAALTVGLGTIMDAREVVVLASGPAKARALQAAVEGPVTHLWPVSILQLHPRAIIVCDEEATEELKVGTVRYFKEIEGLA from the coding sequence ATGCGTCTTATTATTCAAAAGGATTACGAAGCCATGAGCCAGTGGGCCGCGGCCTACATCCTGAAGAGGATTCAAGAATTTGCCCCCGGTCCGGGCAGGCCCTTTGTGCTGGGGCTTCCTACGGGTTCTACTCCCCTGGGGGTATACCGGGAATTTATCCGTTATTACCAGGAAGGACGTCTCTCATTCAAACATATCGTCACTTTTAACATGGATGAATATATTGGGCTCTCCCCAGAGCATCCTCAGAGTTACCATCGATTCATGCAGGAAAACCTTTTTTCTCACGTGGATATTCCTGCCGAAAACATCCACATTCCCAACGGCATGGCCCAGGACCTAAAAGCCGAATGTGAGCGGTATGAAGCAACAATACGGCACTATGGGGGAATCGAGTTGTTCCTTGGGGGGATGGGGGGAGATGGGCACCTGGCATTTAACGAACCAGGATCTTCCTTAAGCAGCCGTACCCGGGATAAGGAATTAACCCGGGATACCCGGCGGGCCAATGCCCGTTTCTTTGGGGGAGATCCCGAAAAGGTTCCTGCCGCAGCCCTAACCGTAGGACTGGGAACCATCATGGATGCCCGAGAAGTGGTGGTTCTTGCTTCAGGCCCTGCCAAAGCCCGGGCCCTGCAGGCCGCGGTAGAAGGACCGGTAACGCACCTCTGGCCTGTCTCGATCTTGCAGCTCCACCCGAGGGCAATCATCGTATGCGATGAAGAGGCCACCGAAGAATTAAAAGTGGGAACCGTCCGCTATTTTAAAGAAATAGAAGGGCTTGCATAA